In one window of Candidatus Methylomirabilota bacterium DNA:
- a CDS encoding sigma-54 dependent transcriptional regulator gives MSAPIRVLVADDEKNLRDLIVRELERKGHEAAGVPDGRAALERLREDMPDVLLLDMRMPRIEGIEVLRALGEMSEAPQVIVMTGFQDVANAVEAMKLGAYDYLTKPARIEELDVLIRKAAEKGRLIRQNTVLRAQLDPEGVATSVGIVTASPAMQEVLRLVDRVAPTDSSVLVLGESGTGKELIARAIHERSPRATQAFVPIHCGALPREVLESELFGHEKGAFTGAVSFKPGLIELADGGTLFLDEIGEMEPDSQVKLLRVLESHAFFRVGGTRRRSVDMRLVAATNRDLAEAIRANEFRQDLYYRINTIALTLPPLRERPEDVGLLAEHFLEQNAAYGRKRLSPAALRCMEAYGWPGNVRELQHAIQRAVILGKGDEIEPEDLPAELRMGHGSTTGRPAEGGSLEEMERQHINATLRQVGGHRAKAAALLGIDPKTLYRKLLTYGISPDQLKPQG, from the coding sequence GTGAGCGCGCCCATTCGCGTGCTGGTAGCCGACGACGAGAAGAACCTGCGCGACCTGATCGTGCGCGAGCTCGAGCGCAAGGGACACGAGGCTGCGGGCGTGCCCGACGGCAGGGCGGCCCTCGAGCGGCTGCGGGAGGACATGCCCGACGTGCTGCTGCTGGACATGCGGATGCCGAGGATAGAGGGGATCGAGGTGCTGCGTGCGCTCGGAGAGATGTCCGAGGCGCCGCAAGTCATCGTCATGACGGGCTTCCAGGACGTCGCCAACGCCGTCGAGGCGATGAAGCTCGGCGCCTACGACTACCTGACCAAGCCCGCGCGGATCGAGGAGCTCGACGTCCTGATCCGCAAGGCCGCCGAGAAGGGCCGCCTCATACGACAGAACACCGTGCTGCGGGCCCAGCTCGACCCCGAGGGTGTCGCCACGTCGGTCGGCATCGTGACGGCGAGCCCCGCCATGCAGGAGGTGCTGCGCCTCGTGGACCGGGTCGCGCCGACGGACTCTTCCGTTCTGGTCCTGGGCGAGAGCGGCACCGGCAAGGAGCTGATCGCGCGCGCCATCCACGAGCGGTCGCCGCGGGCGACGCAGGCTTTCGTGCCGATCCATTGCGGCGCGTTGCCGCGCGAGGTGCTGGAGAGCGAGCTATTCGGCCACGAGAAGGGCGCGTTCACGGGCGCGGTCAGCTTCAAGCCGGGGCTCATCGAGCTGGCGGACGGCGGGACGCTCTTTCTCGACGAGATCGGCGAGATGGAGCCCGACAGCCAGGTCAAGCTCCTGCGGGTCCTCGAGTCGCACGCCTTCTTTCGCGTGGGCGGGACGCGGCGGCGCAGCGTGGACATGCGGCTCGTCGCAGCGACCAACCGCGATCTCGCGGAGGCGATCCGCGCCAACGAGTTCCGCCAGGACCTCTACTACCGGATCAACACGATCGCCCTGACCCTGCCGCCGCTGCGCGAGCGGCCCGAGGACGTGGGGCTCCTGGCCGAGCACTTTCTCGAGCAGAACGCGGCCTACGGGCGCAAGCGCCTCTCCCCGGCGGCCTTGCGCTGCATGGAGGCGTACGGCTGGCCGGGCAACGTGCGCGAGCTCCAGCACGCGATCCAGCGCGCCGTCATTCTCGGGAAGGGCGACGAGATCGAGCCTGAGGACCTGCCCGCAGAGCTGCGTATGGGCCACGGCAGTACAACCGGTAGACCGGCGGAAGGCGGCAGCCTCGAGGAAATGGAACGCCAGCACATCAACGCCACGCTCCGCCAGGTCGGCGGGCACCGTGCCAAGGCCGCGGCGCTCCTCGGTATCGATCCCAAGACCCTCTACCGCAAGCTCCTCACCTACGGGATCTCCCCGGATCAGCTGAAGCCGCAGGGCTGA
- a CDS encoding ATP-binding protein, translating into MSWLSQPTLLAIVLGYLIFLFLVASAGETFAHRLAGARIRTITYVLAASVYCTAWTFYGSVGLAANRGLEFLTIYLGPACVALLWPVLLRKLVRVSKEQRITSISDFISSRYGKSANLGTLVAVLVVAGMIPYIALQLRAVSASFTMILHEGSVLNVFDPTLLVAVTLALFGILFGARNLDFTKQQTGLMTAVAVESVVKLVAFLAVGVYVTWGLFDGPAEIFGRIAAHPDWSRLLTLDQPPTASFARWAAMLLISMMAVMFLPRQFHVLVVQNPRERDVNAVAWSFPLYLLLINLFVLPIAFAGLLVFPESGAQADGFILRLPLHFESHLISVVVFLGGFSAATAMIVVESLALSKMVTNDIILPMLLRRRKLEDIYWVTLFYTRVAMLVIVGFGFAWARIERGQLLLVEMGLLSFIAVSQCAPAILLGLYWRRGNRRGAAAGISAGFALWCYTLIIPALVKEGLVSASVLADGLWGIAWLRPTALLGLTGLDPTTHGIFWSLFVNLVLFVLVSLFTEQDADDRAQAAAFVGAAGEDRQLAGAPAILSATEIERLVHHYVGDAEAEGIVRELFRGKAPADLSVPELLELRIRFERLLAASLGAAAARMIVEDHFTISKDEAQELVTSFQQMQQSLRLTEEEVRRGERLLASVVQSVDDCIFTTGVDGRLVTMNLAGQRLLGHRERRIGRIGVQDLLGLEERGRTGKAIARAVEAGQGWSGQVTARTAKGQAFPAYLSVRCIFDADGQIIGTVGVLRDLTEQVETQRRLIQREKLASLGEMAAGVAHEIRNPLGGIKMATNLLSSGDLGDGALSKEMARSILSGIVEIERIINSLLDFTRDTKLERGEYEVLRILDPVVEAVGAEGRARGVELSYGRVDRDVAASADGQRLRQVFANVMKNALEAIDPRRVDGRVVVNLLAEEDRAVVEVIDNGAGIAPEDREKIFLPFFTTKPSGTGLGMAIVKKIVDLHGGEVGVESEPGRGTRVRISLPAVGLAQPVAGGTS; encoded by the coding sequence GTGAGCTGGCTGAGCCAGCCGACCCTGCTGGCCATCGTGCTGGGCTACCTCATCTTCCTCTTCCTCGTCGCCTCAGCCGGCGAGACCTTCGCGCACCGCCTGGCGGGGGCGCGGATCCGCACCATCACCTACGTCCTCGCGGCCTCGGTGTACTGCACGGCGTGGACCTTCTACGGCAGTGTCGGCCTCGCGGCCAACCGCGGCCTCGAATTCCTCACGATCTACCTCGGGCCTGCCTGCGTCGCGCTGCTCTGGCCGGTCCTGCTGCGCAAGCTGGTCCGGGTCTCCAAGGAGCAGCGCATCACGTCGATCTCAGACTTCATCTCCAGCCGCTACGGCAAGTCGGCGAACCTCGGCACGCTCGTCGCCGTGCTCGTGGTGGCCGGGATGATCCCCTACATCGCGCTCCAGCTGCGCGCCGTGTCCGCGTCCTTCACCATGATCCTGCACGAAGGATCGGTCCTCAACGTGTTCGACCCGACCCTGCTCGTAGCCGTGACGCTGGCGCTCTTCGGTATTCTCTTCGGCGCGCGCAATCTCGACTTCACCAAGCAGCAGACCGGTTTGATGACGGCGGTGGCGGTCGAGTCGGTCGTCAAGCTGGTGGCCTTTCTCGCTGTCGGCGTCTACGTCACCTGGGGGCTTTTCGACGGGCCCGCCGAGATCTTCGGTCGCATCGCCGCCCACCCGGACTGGTCGCGCCTCCTGACGCTCGACCAGCCGCCGACGGCCTCGTTCGCGCGGTGGGCGGCGATGCTGCTGATCTCCATGATGGCCGTCATGTTCCTGCCGCGGCAGTTCCACGTCCTCGTCGTCCAGAACCCGCGCGAGCGGGACGTCAACGCGGTCGCGTGGTCCTTCCCGCTCTACCTGCTGCTCATCAACCTGTTCGTGCTGCCCATCGCCTTCGCGGGGCTCCTGGTCTTCCCGGAGTCGGGCGCCCAGGCGGACGGCTTCATCCTGCGCCTGCCGCTTCACTTCGAGAGCCACCTGATCTCGGTCGTGGTCTTCCTCGGCGGCTTTTCGGCCGCGACGGCCATGATCGTCGTGGAGTCGCTCGCGCTGTCCAAGATGGTCACCAACGACATCATCCTGCCCATGCTGCTTCGCAGGCGGAAGTTGGAGGATATCTACTGGGTGACGCTCTTCTACACTCGCGTGGCCATGCTCGTGATCGTCGGGTTCGGCTTCGCCTGGGCCCGGATCGAGCGCGGTCAGCTCCTGCTCGTCGAGATGGGCCTCCTATCCTTCATCGCGGTCAGCCAGTGCGCGCCGGCCATCCTGCTGGGGCTCTACTGGCGGCGCGGCAACCGGCGGGGCGCCGCGGCGGGCATTTCGGCAGGGTTCGCGCTGTGGTGCTACACGCTGATCATTCCGGCCCTGGTCAAGGAGGGGTTGGTCTCGGCGTCGGTGCTCGCCGATGGGCTGTGGGGGATCGCGTGGCTGAGGCCGACGGCGCTCCTGGGTTTGACGGGCCTGGATCCGACGACGCACGGGATATTCTGGTCGCTGTTCGTCAACCTGGTGCTCTTCGTGCTGGTCTCCCTCTTCACCGAGCAGGACGCCGACGATCGCGCCCAGGCAGCCGCCTTCGTTGGCGCGGCGGGAGAAGACAGGCAGCTGGCGGGCGCGCCGGCCATCCTGTCGGCGACCGAGATCGAGCGCCTCGTGCACCACTACGTGGGCGACGCGGAGGCCGAGGGCATCGTACGCGAGCTCTTCCGCGGCAAGGCGCCCGCGGATCTCTCCGTTCCCGAGCTGCTCGAGCTGCGGATCAGGTTCGAGCGGCTGCTGGCGGCCTCCCTCGGCGCCGCCGCGGCGCGCATGATCGTGGAGGACCACTTCACCATCTCGAAGGATGAGGCCCAGGAGCTCGTCACCTCCTTCCAGCAGATGCAGCAGTCGCTGCGCCTGACGGAGGAGGAGGTGCGGCGGGGCGAGCGATTGCTCGCCTCCGTGGTCCAGAGCGTGGACGACTGCATCTTCACCACGGGCGTGGACGGCCGCCTCGTCACGATGAACCTGGCCGGCCAACGTCTTCTCGGCCACCGGGAGCGGCGGATCGGCCGCATCGGCGTCCAGGACCTGCTGGGCCTGGAGGAGCGCGGCCGGACCGGCAAGGCCATCGCGCGAGCGGTCGAGGCGGGGCAGGGGTGGAGCGGCCAGGTGACCGCGCGTACGGCGAAGGGCCAGGCGTTCCCCGCCTACCTGTCGGTGCGCTGCATCTTCGACGCGGACGGGCAGATCATCGGCACGGTCGGCGTGCTGCGCGACTTGACCGAACAGGTCGAGACCCAGCGGCGGCTCATCCAGCGCGAGAAGCTGGCGTCGCTCGGGGAGATGGCGGCGGGCGTGGCCCACGAGATCAGGAACCCCCTGGGCGGCATCAAGATGGCGACCAACCTTCTCTCGTCGGGAGACCTGGGTGATGGCGCGCTATCGAAGGAGATGGCGCGCTCGATCCTGTCCGGCATCGTCGAGATCGAGCGCATCATCAACAGCCTGCTGGACTTCACCCGGGACACCAAGCTCGAGCGCGGCGAGTACGAGGTTCTCCGTATCCTCGACCCCGTCGTCGAGGCCGTGGGGGCCGAGGGGCGCGCGCGCGGCGTCGAGCTCAGCTACGGCCGGGTGGATCGGGACGTGGCGGCCTCGGCCGACGGCCAACGGCTGCGCCAGGTCTTCGCCAACGTCATGAAGAACGCCCTGGAGGCGATCGATCCCCGGCGGGTCGACGGCCGCGTAGTCGTCAACCTTCTCGCGGAGGAAGACCGGGCCGTGGTCGAGGTCATCGACAACGGCGCCGGCATCGCCCCTGAGGACCGAGAGAAGATCTTTTTGCCGTTCTTCACCACGAAACCCTCGGGCACGGGCCTCGGGATGGCCATCGTCAAGAAGATCGTGGATCTCCACGGCGGCGAGGTCGGCGTCGAGAGCGAGCCCGGGCGCGGCACGCGCGTGCGCATCTCGCTGCCCGCCGTGGGGCTCGCGCAACCCGTAGCGGGAGGCACGTCATGA
- a CDS encoding uroporphyrinogen decarboxylase family protein — translation MIDTKTADKELQTYIRPQTFPVAIRMLKPGEPIPERAKRPARDFKKLSMSCQVIDMSRRYGWMIALTREDHICSLGITAIGFDKPLPIYNVGTLCEGMYTETKEAGQRSEAAIDKFAPGEYETLLVAPLDRATFEPHLVCIYATPAQVMRLTQAALWKRGGRLHSSFEGRAVCADIIVTTMQTGEAQVILPCSGDRIFGQTQDHEMAFTIPWAKMEEIVEGLRGTHNGGIRYPITQFMEYEAKLPPRYMEVNRLWDAEKGKVALTPRDRVVAAYKRSFADRVPVYPIVASFAGTLDGQSIEEYCTNPTKAITAMMNYFERYEPDVVLAYNDLAKEAEAFGCKVKYSDYVVPSIEGHVLEDKANLAKLKMPDPYSAARLPGFLEQCEALVKAAPPAAMGAVAVGPWTVAMLLRNPEMMLLDTFEDPQFIHDLMRVTTDFCKTWGDAIVKTKIGLSFSEPTASISLVSPDNYREFIAPYHKDLVDHFKAKKVGLTTHICGTTYPIYEDIIGCGFTTVSFDLDQQGDPKLYVDQLQRFMEVAKGRAVAIGNVDATKFEKTTKAEMEADVRRCIDTAAKHSAFILSTSCEIPPRSNPEIVKWFMDAAHDYGRYERVLG, via the coding sequence ATGATCGATACGAAGACGGCGGACAAGGAGCTGCAGACCTATATCCGCCCGCAGACCTTCCCCGTGGCGATCCGGATGCTCAAGCCCGGCGAGCCCATCCCCGAGCGGGCGAAGCGCCCCGCACGCGACTTCAAGAAGCTCAGCATGTCCTGTCAGGTCATCGATATGTCGCGGCGCTACGGCTGGATGATCGCGCTCACCCGCGAGGACCACATCTGCTCGCTCGGCATCACCGCCATCGGCTTCGACAAGCCCCTGCCCATCTACAACGTCGGCACGCTCTGCGAAGGCATGTACACCGAGACCAAGGAGGCCGGCCAGCGCTCGGAGGCCGCCATCGACAAGTTCGCCCCGGGAGAGTACGAGACGCTGCTCGTCGCGCCGCTCGACCGCGCGACGTTCGAGCCGCATCTGGTGTGTATTTACGCAACCCCCGCTCAGGTGATGCGGTTGACCCAGGCGGCGTTGTGGAAGCGCGGCGGGCGCCTGCACTCCTCGTTCGAGGGGCGCGCGGTGTGCGCCGACATCATCGTGACGACGATGCAGACGGGCGAGGCCCAGGTCATCCTGCCCTGCTCGGGCGACCGGATTTTCGGCCAGACCCAGGACCACGAGATGGCGTTCACCATCCCGTGGGCGAAGATGGAAGAGATCGTGGAGGGCCTGCGCGGCACGCACAACGGCGGCATCCGCTACCCGATTACGCAGTTCATGGAGTACGAGGCCAAGCTGCCGCCGCGCTACATGGAGGTCAACCGGTTGTGGGACGCCGAGAAGGGCAAGGTGGCGCTGACCCCGCGCGACCGCGTCGTGGCCGCCTACAAGCGCTCCTTCGCCGACCGCGTCCCGGTCTACCCGATCGTCGCCTCGTTCGCCGGCACCCTCGACGGGCAGTCCATCGAGGAGTACTGCACGAACCCGACCAAGGCCATCACGGCCATGATGAACTACTTCGAGCGCTACGAGCCGGACGTGGTGCTGGCGTACAACGACCTCGCCAAGGAAGCCGAGGCCTTCGGCTGCAAGGTCAAGTACTCCGACTACGTCGTGCCGTCGATCGAAGGGCACGTGCTCGAGGACAAGGCCAACTTGGCGAAGCTGAAAATGCCGGACCCGTACAGCGCGGCGAGACTGCCTGGCTTCCTCGAGCAGTGCGAGGCGCTCGTCAAGGCCGCGCCCCCCGCCGCCATGGGCGCCGTCGCGGTCGGCCCGTGGACCGTTGCCATGCTGCTGCGCAACCCGGAGATGATGCTGCTCGACACCTTCGAGGACCCGCAATTCATCCACGACCTGATGCGCGTCACGACCGATTTCTGCAAGACCTGGGGCGACGCCATCGTCAAGACCAAGATCGGACTCAGCTTCTCGGAGCCCACAGCGTCCATCAGCCTGGTCTCCCCCGACAACTATCGCGAGTTCATCGCCCCGTACCACAAGGACCTCGTGGACCACTTCAAGGCCAAGAAGGTCGGGCTCACGACGCACATCTGCGGGACGACCTACCCGATCTACGAAGACATCATCGGCTGCGGCTTCACCACGGTCTCGTTCGACCTCGACCAGCAGGGCGACCCGAAGCTGTACGTGGACCAGCTGCAGCGCTTTATGGAGGTCGCCAAGGGCCGCGCCGTCGCCATCGGCAACGTGGACGCGACCAAGTTCGAGAAGACGACGAAGGCTGAGATGGAAGCGGACGTGCGCCGCTGCATCGACACGGCGGCCAAGCACTCTGCGTTCATCCTGTCGACCTCGTGCGAGATCCCGCCGCGCTCGAACCCGGAGATCGTGAAGTGGTTCATGGACGCGGCGCACGACTACGGCCGCTACGAGCGGGTCCTGGGGTAG
- a CDS encoding GAF domain-containing protein — translation MKIGRLFPDLLATLGRASSPEIGVARGIKRLVRLTGASAGRLTFSSGPGPSLDLLAGARPDSALATWLGGQDATPPRRMRVETLREPPPGWKGPGRPLLLRAPLGPPAHPLGTLLLLGRRFRGGALPSSFPLEFGLALEQVWRLHWRTLRLTVINEVTQLTAGAHALEQVYEAVARALGRLVRFDLLSVTLLDTEREEFQLVTVSPRAGVPETRTERIPLEGTLAQWVLEQRAPRRVDDLDDPAVPPASRELLSRRGLRSAMLAPLVSQGVVIGTLNVAHRAARAFTDADLEALGEVARPLASAIEHARLHAETAERAEALAALNRTSQLITSRLDLSALLETVSRSVADLIGSTGCGIGLLNAERTAVVHVAAHGFRTPEWSRLSMPLGEGIIGRAAMSGAALRVDDVRTDPRSAQRDVDEKEGIRSMLSVPMRVGGELIGVISAFSTGIGFFRRRHQALLEGFADQAGIAIQNARLFEESQRRGRERQALLEAGHAVNQSLDVGETIRLILQQAREVLGVQSCGLFTLDPATGELASAASLDLDPEIVGRIRLRVGEGITGMAVKERRPQQSADLQHDPRVRYPQVAEASPLRSMLAAPLVVGNEAIGALTVLRTDVHHFTPEEESLVAAFADQAAMALEHARLFSSVRTYSEQLEEMVANRTRELDEQKRFVEVVLETLPLGLYVLDAELRIVRANPEGAAAFAGPSGVGSSFVDLLPAAQASTVGDFLGAALAAREVRHLEGEVPGGAQPRTLRLTAAPLPAAAGGAGRLIVLVEDLTLQKRLEQQMLLTERLTTAGRLAAGVAHELNNPLATIAGCAEALKERARDPRLAEQDCFKDFPSYLSLIEEEAFRCKEITGSLLQFVREPGGRREAVDLNTLVDKVLELLGHQSRFVGAEVRRDFDPALPAVVVNEGQLRQVFLGLAGNALEAMEGRGVLTVTTGRRGTGEVEIVFADQGPGISADALPRVFDPFFTTKPPGQGTGLGLAIAQGIVADHGGRIEAESRVGRGTTFRVILPTGASETAS, via the coding sequence ATGAAAATTGGCCGCCTCTTCCCCGATCTCCTGGCTACCCTCGGCCGCGCCTCCTCGCCGGAGATCGGCGTCGCCCGCGGGATCAAGCGCCTCGTCAGGCTGACCGGCGCCTCCGCCGGCCGCCTGACCTTCTCCAGCGGCCCGGGCCCATCGTTAGACCTCCTCGCCGGCGCGCGTCCGGACTCGGCGCTGGCGACGTGGCTCGGCGGGCAGGACGCCACGCCGCCCCGGAGGATGCGGGTCGAGACGTTGCGCGAGCCGCCGCCGGGGTGGAAGGGGCCGGGCCGGCCGCTCCTGCTGCGGGCGCCGCTCGGCCCGCCGGCGCATCCTCTGGGCACGCTCCTGCTCCTGGGGCGCCGGTTTCGCGGCGGCGCGCTGCCGTCCTCTTTTCCGCTCGAGTTCGGGCTGGCGCTCGAGCAAGTCTGGCGGCTGCACTGGCGCACACTCAGACTGACCGTGATCAACGAGGTGACCCAGCTGACCGCCGGCGCGCACGCGCTCGAGCAGGTCTACGAAGCCGTGGCGCGGGCGCTCGGCCGGCTGGTCCGCTTCGACCTGCTCTCGGTCACATTGCTCGACACCGAGCGCGAAGAGTTCCAGCTGGTGACCGTGTCCCCCCGGGCCGGGGTTCCGGAGACCAGGACAGAGCGGATCCCGCTCGAGGGCACGCTCGCCCAGTGGGTCCTCGAGCAGCGGGCGCCGCGCCGCGTGGACGACCTCGACGATCCTGCCGTTCCCCCGGCCAGCCGCGAGCTGTTGTCGCGCCGCGGGCTCCGCTCGGCCATGCTGGCGCCGCTCGTCTCCCAGGGCGTGGTCATCGGCACGCTCAACGTCGCCCACCGCGCGGCCCGCGCGTTCACGGACGCCGACCTCGAGGCGCTGGGCGAGGTGGCGCGGCCGCTCGCCTCCGCCATCGAGCACGCGCGTCTGCACGCGGAGACCGCGGAGCGCGCCGAGGCGCTGGCCGCGCTCAACCGGACCAGCCAGCTCATCACCTCGCGGCTCGACTTGAGCGCGCTCCTCGAGACCGTCAGCCGCTCCGTGGCGGACCTCATCGGCAGCACCGGCTGCGGCATCGGCCTCCTCAATGCGGAGCGCACCGCCGTGGTGCACGTGGCCGCCCACGGCTTCAGGACGCCCGAGTGGAGCCGGCTCTCCATGCCCCTGGGCGAGGGGATCATCGGGCGCGCCGCGATGTCGGGAGCGGCACTGCGCGTGGACGACGTCCGCACCGACCCGCGCTCGGCGCAGCGCGATGTCGACGAGAAGGAAGGCATCCGCTCCATGCTCTCCGTGCCAATGCGGGTGGGCGGCGAGCTGATCGGCGTCATCTCGGCCTTCTCGACGGGGATCGGCTTCTTCCGCCGGAGGCACCAGGCGCTCCTGGAGGGCTTCGCCGACCAGGCGGGCATCGCCATCCAGAACGCGCGCCTCTTCGAGGAAAGCCAGCGCCGCGGCCGCGAGCGCCAGGCGCTCCTCGAAGCGGGGCACGCCGTCAACCAGAGCCTGGACGTCGGCGAGACCATCCGCCTCATCCTCCAGCAGGCGCGCGAGGTGCTCGGCGTCCAGTCCTGCGGCCTCTTCACGCTCGACCCGGCCACGGGCGAGCTCGCATCGGCGGCGAGCCTCGATCTCGACCCTGAGATCGTGGGCCGGATCCGGCTCCGAGTGGGCGAGGGCATCACGGGCATGGCCGTGAAGGAGCGCCGGCCGCAGCAGAGCGCCGATCTGCAGCACGATCCGCGCGTCCGCTACCCGCAGGTGGCGGAGGCAAGCCCGCTGCGCTCCATGCTGGCCGCTCCGCTCGTGGTAGGCAACGAGGCGATCGGCGCGCTGACCGTGCTCCGCACCGACGTGCACCATTTCACGCCGGAGGAGGAGTCGCTCGTGGCTGCCTTCGCGGACCAGGCGGCCATGGCGCTCGAGCATGCGCGGCTCTTCAGCTCGGTCCGCACGTATTCCGAGCAGCTCGAGGAGATGGTCGCGAACCGCACCCGGGAGCTGGACGAGCAGAAGCGCTTCGTCGAAGTGGTGCTGGAGACGCTTCCGCTCGGCCTCTACGTGCTCGATGCGGAGCTCAGGATCGTGCGCGCCAACCCGGAGGGCGCCGCCGCATTCGCCGGTCCCTCGGGCGTGGGCTCCTCGTTCGTGGACCTCCTGCCGGCCGCTCAGGCCTCGACCGTCGGCGACTTTCTCGGCGCCGCCCTGGCGGCCCGGGAGGTCAGGCATCTCGAGGGGGAGGTGCCGGGCGGGGCGCAGCCGCGGACGCTCAGGCTGACGGCGGCGCCGCTGCCCGCGGCGGCCGGAGGCGCCGGGCGCCTGATCGTGCTCGTCGAGGACCTCACGCTCCAGAAGCGCCTCGAGCAGCAGATGCTGCTGACCGAGCGCCTGACGACCGCCGGGCGGCTCGCGGCCGGCGTGGCTCACGAGCTCAACAATCCGCTGGCGACCATCGCGGGCTGCGCCGAGGCCCTGAAGGAGCGCGCACGGGATCCGCGGCTCGCCGAGCAGGATTGCTTCAAGGACTTCCCATCCTATCTCTCGCTCATCGAGGAGGAGGCCTTCCGCTGCAAGGAGATCACGGGCAGCCTGCTCCAGTTCGTGCGCGAGCCGGGCGGGCGGCGCGAGGCGGTCGACCTCAACACCCTCGTGGACAAGGTCCTCGAGCTCCTCGGCCACCAGTCGCGCTTCGTTGGAGCGGAGGTCAGGCGAGACTTCGACCCGGCGCTGCCGGCGGTGGTCGTCAACGAGGGGCAGCTCCGTCAGGTCTTCCTCGGGCTCGCCGGCAATGCTCTCGAGGCCATGGAGGGGCGCGGCGTGCTGACGGTGACGACGGGCCGGCGCGGCACCGGCGAGGTCGAGATCGTGTTCGCCGACCAGGGACCGGGTATATCCGCCGACGCGCTGCCGCGCGTGTTCGACCCCTTCTTCACCACGAAGCCGCCCGGGCAGGGGACCGGGCTCGGGCTCGCGATTGCCCAGGGCATCGTCGCCGACCACGGCGGGCGCATCGAGGCGGAGTCTCGCGTCGGCCGGGGCACGACCTTTCGGGTGATCTTGCCCACGGGCGCCTCAGAGACCGCGTCGTGA
- a CDS encoding RNA-binding protein — MASKLYVGGLSYSTTSETLREYFAQCGTVESAAVITDKFSGQSRGFGFVEMTTAEEAQRAISELNGKDLDGRKLTVNLSTPKAPGSGGGGPRGGGRPGGRPGGGGRGGGFGGGDRGAYGVPPSKKPFKW, encoded by the coding sequence ATGGCTTCGAAACTGTACGTAGGGGGGCTCTCGTATTCCACGACGAGCGAGACGCTGCGTGAGTACTTCGCCCAGTGCGGCACCGTGGAATCCGCCGCGGTCATCACCGACAAGTTCTCCGGCCAGTCGCGCGGTTTCGGCTTCGTCGAGATGACCACGGCTGAGGAGGCCCAGCGCGCCATCTCGGAGCTCAACGGCAAGGACCTCGACGGCCGCAAGCTGACCGTCAATCTCTCGACCCCGAAGGCGCCCGGCTCCGGCGGCGGCGGCCCGCGGGGCGGCGGCCGGCCGGGTGGACGCCCGGGCGGCGGCGGTCGTGGCGGTGGGTTCGGGGGCGGCGATCGGGGCGCGTACGGCGTCCCGCCCTCCAAGAAGCCCTTCAAGTGGTAG
- a CDS encoding virulence factor yields the protein MARYRIVRWKEIPSLVEAADADRTARHQLSQKFQDLIDALAMRENATEGDAYLEGWGQGDWVERQGSPDEVAQAVAAELEDGFQALLMKRFLPSPG from the coding sequence ATGGCCCGCTACCGCATCGTCCGCTGGAAGGAGATCCCGTCGCTGGTCGAAGCCGCCGACGCCGACCGGACGGCTCGTCACCAGCTCTCGCAGAAGTTCCAGGACCTGATCGACGCTCTCGCCATGCGGGAAAACGCGACGGAGGGCGACGCCTACCTCGAGGGCTGGGGCCAGGGCGACTGGGTCGAACGGCAGGGCTCGCCCGACGAAGTCGCGCAGGCCGTCGCCGCGGAGCTCGAGGACGGCTTCCAGGCCCTCCTCATGAAGCGCTTCCTCCCCAGCCCCGGCTGA